From Permianibacter aggregans, a single genomic window includes:
- the flgK gene encoding flagellar hook-associated protein FlgK, which yields MTDIFNIGVSGLSAAQRAISTTAHNISNVNTTDYSRQRAEFETRLPQFSGNGFFGNGVQLSAVNRIFNQTVINEIRANASATMQQKTYLDAAQRLDSLTADSDTGLNVSLQAFFSALHGVADNPSSIPARQVLLSQAALLANRFQTLDRYFTEQRNTLNNTLDSSAKEISSLAAGIAELNNSILSVTSSGNSPQPNDLLDQRDRLVNRLSELTQVSTIDQADGTLSVFIGTGQTLVVGSQANSLVAAPLANDSRNFGLYLRASGSTVQIDVTPQLQGGEIGGLLTFRQDILSFGSNQLGKIAIGVAESFNDQHALGMDLNNELGGLFFTDFNTGTMPASRVISPVGYAGPGNFAVNITGVNQMTASDYRLSLAGGTYTVTRLSDNQVINSFAAPGAVPATVALGDGLELVINANANNGDSFLIAPTRDMASQFRRVIDDVNKIAAASPVAFESVLANTGSGIIKGVNVTNTSTTTVPPSEILNGSLNPPYRIEFTSTTTFNVVNANTNVVVAAAVAFTPNQDNNLMALAGLNPGYEVTLAGAPRAGDTFNVRYNTGGVGDNRNMQELAGLQTTNIFNGGSATISGLYGSFIAEVGTRTNAAEINYNATNALWEQSKARREEISGVNLDEEAANLIKFQQAYEASAQVIAVANELFDTLFQSVR from the coding sequence ATGACGGATATTTTCAATATTGGCGTATCGGGGTTGAGCGCGGCGCAACGCGCCATCTCGACCACAGCCCATAATATTTCCAACGTCAACACGACCGACTACTCGCGTCAGCGTGCCGAGTTTGAAACCCGTTTGCCGCAGTTTTCCGGCAACGGGTTTTTCGGCAACGGCGTGCAGCTGTCCGCGGTCAATCGCATTTTCAATCAGACCGTCATCAATGAGATTCGTGCCAACGCCTCCGCGACGATGCAGCAGAAAACCTATCTGGATGCCGCGCAGCGGCTGGACAGCCTGACGGCGGATTCCGATACCGGCCTGAATGTGTCGCTGCAAGCTTTTTTCAGTGCATTGCATGGCGTTGCCGATAATCCCTCATCGATTCCGGCTCGACAGGTGCTATTGAGCCAGGCGGCGTTGCTGGCCAATCGTTTCCAAACGCTGGACCGCTATTTCACCGAACAACGCAACACGCTGAACAACACGCTTGACTCCAGCGCCAAGGAGATCAGTTCCTTGGCGGCGGGTATTGCCGAACTGAACAATTCGATTCTTTCGGTGACTTCATCAGGCAATTCACCGCAACCCAATGATCTGCTCGACCAGCGCGATCGTCTGGTCAATCGTTTATCCGAGCTTACCCAGGTCAGCACCATCGATCAGGCTGATGGTACCTTGAGTGTGTTCATCGGCACCGGCCAGACGCTGGTGGTCGGTAGTCAAGCGAACTCATTGGTTGCCGCGCCGCTCGCCAATGACAGCCGAAACTTCGGTTTGTATTTGCGTGCTTCGGGCTCGACGGTGCAAATCGATGTGACGCCACAATTGCAAGGGGGAGAAATTGGCGGTTTGCTGACTTTCCGCCAGGATATTCTTTCGTTTGGCTCCAATCAGCTCGGCAAAATCGCCATCGGTGTGGCAGAAAGTTTCAATGATCAGCACGCGCTTGGCATGGACTTGAACAACGAACTGGGTGGTTTGTTTTTCACCGATTTCAATACCGGCACAATGCCAGCGAGTCGAGTGATTTCTCCAGTAGGCTACGCAGGCCCCGGCAATTTTGCTGTCAATATCACCGGTGTCAATCAAATGACCGCCAGTGACTATCGCCTCAGCTTGGCTGGCGGTACCTACACGGTCACCCGGCTCAGCGACAACCAGGTGATCAACAGTTTCGCCGCACCGGGTGCTGTACCAGCGACCGTTGCGCTTGGTGATGGTCTGGAACTGGTGATCAATGCCAACGCCAACAATGGCGACAGTTTCTTGATCGCACCGACGCGAGACATGGCTTCACAATTTCGTCGCGTGATTGATGATGTCAATAAAATTGCGGCGGCATCACCGGTCGCGTTTGAGTCCGTCTTGGCCAATACAGGCTCCGGCATTATCAAAGGCGTCAATGTCACCAATACCAGTACAACGACGGTGCCGCCTAGCGAGATTCTGAATGGCTCATTGAATCCACCTTACCGGATTGAGTTCACGTCAACAACGACATTCAACGTCGTCAACGCCAACACCAACGTTGTTGTCGCGGCTGCGGTGGCGTTCACGCCGAATCAGGATAATAACCTGATGGCACTGGCCGGTTTGAATCCCGGTTATGAGGTGACACTGGCCGGTGCACCGCGTGCCGGTGATACCTTCAATGTTCGCTATAACACTGGTGGCGTTGGCGACAACCGCAATATGCAGGAGCTCGCCGGGCTGCAAACGACCAATATTTTCAATGGTGGCAGTGCAACGATTTCCGGTTTGTATGGCAGCTTCATTGCAGAGGTCGGCACTCGCACCAATGCCGCCGAAATCAACTACAATGCCACCAATGCCTTATGGGAACAAAGCAAGGCACGTCGCGAGGAAATCAGCGGCGTCAATCTGGATGAAGAAGCGGCCAATCTGATCAAGTTTCAGCAGGCCTATGAAGCCTCGGCACAGGTCATTGCGGTGGCCAATGAATTGTTTGATACGCTGTTCCAGTCCGTGAGGTAA
- the flgJ gene encoding flagellar assembly peptidoglycan hydrolase FlgJ, whose protein sequence is MIKDASALPGLLNASTQANASYHDLKSLNELRSLGRRDGDAALEAAARQFESHFLKTLIKTMREANEALGDDELFGGESVDFYQEMHDEQLAATLSAQNSLGLADLMIRQLSMPTTTSPKAPRFPLNNNEKSVENAPAPAVPMLLKRAAVAPVTNTEPSQATEPAKFFASVLPQAERAAKALGVPTEILLAQTALETGWGRSTQSGQGNHRYFGIKADGRWQGEAVQQQTLEYVEQKPQSVSALFRDYANRDDAFTDYVNFIKQSPRYQQAISGQPDARQYISGLQQGGYATDPQYADKVMRIYDGDLFKSALSEARKLLGNVIR, encoded by the coding sequence ATGATCAAGGATGCGTCGGCATTGCCCGGTTTGCTGAATGCCAGTACGCAAGCTAATGCCAGTTATCATGATCTGAAGTCACTAAACGAGCTGCGTTCACTCGGCAGACGTGATGGTGATGCGGCGCTGGAAGCCGCGGCTCGCCAATTTGAATCGCATTTCCTGAAAACCCTGATTAAAACCATGCGCGAAGCCAACGAAGCGCTTGGTGATGATGAATTGTTCGGCGGCGAATCCGTCGATTTTTATCAGGAAATGCATGATGAACAATTGGCCGCCACGCTGTCAGCGCAAAATTCGCTTGGCCTTGCCGATTTGATGATTCGTCAACTCAGCATGCCAACGACGACATCACCGAAAGCGCCGCGCTTTCCGCTGAACAACAATGAGAAGAGCGTTGAAAATGCACCCGCGCCAGCGGTGCCGATGCTGCTGAAACGGGCTGCGGTCGCGCCGGTTACCAATACTGAGCCGAGCCAGGCGACTGAACCAGCAAAATTCTTTGCATCGGTTCTGCCGCAAGCCGAGCGTGCAGCAAAAGCCTTGGGCGTACCAACGGAAATTCTGCTGGCGCAAACGGCACTGGAAACCGGTTGGGGTCGCAGTACGCAGAGCGGGCAGGGCAACCATCGCTATTTTGGCATCAAGGCCGATGGGCGCTGGCAAGGCGAAGCGGTGCAGCAGCAAACGTTGGAGTATGTGGAGCAAAAACCGCAATCGGTATCAGCGCTGTTCCGCGACTATGCCAATCGTGATGATGCCTTCACTGATTACGTCAATTTCATCAAGCAATCGCCACGCTATCAGCAGGCGATCAGTGGCCAGCCAGATGCACGACAGTATATCTCCGGTTTGCAACAAGGCGGTTATGCCACCGATCCGCAGTATGCCGACAAGGTCATGCGCATCTACGATGGTGATTTGTTCAAATCTGCACTCAGTGAGGCACGCAAATTGCTGGGAAATGTTATCAGGTAA
- a CDS encoding flagellar basal body P-ring protein FlgI, protein MRVLLLCFCLIISCASEAERLKDIASISGVRSNPIVGYGLVVGLDGTGEQTPYTAQTFRSMLQRFGITVPEGQNLKFKNVAAVAVHAQLPPYAKPGQTIDITVSSLGEAKSLRGGALLMTPLRGIDGQVYAIAQGNLVVGGFGVQGNDGSRVTVNIPTAGRIPNGAIVERQSPSGFAEGDSITLNLHAPDFTTAKRVVDQVNRLLGPASAAALDAGSIRIGAPRDPAERVTFMSVLENLTMEPGEPPAKVVINSRTGTIVIGNHVRVREAAVAHGNLVVTVSENINVSQPNPLAGGDTVATPQSNIGVQQEEGRMFLFPRGATLDQIVRAVNAVGVAPGDLMAILEALKQSGALQAELVVI, encoded by the coding sequence ATGCGTGTCTTGCTGCTGTGTTTTTGCCTGATCATCTCCTGCGCTAGCGAAGCGGAGCGCCTGAAAGATATCGCCAGTATTTCCGGTGTGCGCTCGAACCCGATTGTCGGTTACGGGCTGGTTGTCGGTCTTGATGGTACCGGCGAGCAAACGCCGTATACGGCACAGACTTTCCGCTCGATGCTGCAACGTTTCGGCATCACGGTGCCGGAAGGTCAGAACCTGAAATTCAAGAATGTAGCGGCGGTCGCCGTGCATGCGCAGTTACCACCTTATGCAAAACCCGGTCAGACGATCGATATCACCGTTTCCAGTTTGGGCGAAGCCAAATCATTGCGTGGCGGAGCGCTACTGATGACGCCATTGCGCGGTATTGACGGTCAGGTTTATGCCATTGCCCAGGGCAATCTGGTGGTGGGTGGTTTCGGCGTGCAAGGCAATGACGGCTCGCGTGTTACGGTCAATATTCCCACCGCCGGTCGCATACCCAATGGCGCCATTGTCGAGCGGCAATCGCCGAGTGGTTTCGCCGAAGGCGATTCGATTACCTTAAATTTGCATGCACCCGATTTCACCACGGCAAAACGCGTGGTCGATCAAGTCAATCGCTTGCTTGGGCCGGCGTCCGCTGCCGCCCTTGATGCCGGTTCGATTCGCATTGGTGCGCCGCGCGATCCGGCTGAGCGCGTGACGTTCATGTCGGTGCTGGAAAATCTGACGATGGAGCCGGGCGAGCCGCCGGCGAAAGTGGTGATCAATTCGCGCACTGGCACGATTGTCATTGGCAATCATGTTCGCGTTCGTGAAGCGGCCGTCGCACACGGCAATCTGGTGGTCACCGTTTCGGAAAATATCAATGTCAGCCAACCCAATCCATTGGCCGGCGGCGATACCGTCGCGACGCCGCAAAGCAATATCGGCGTGCAACAGGAAGAAGGCAGAATGTTCCTGTTTCCGCGCGGTGCTACGCTTGATCAAATCGTGCGGGCCGTTAACGCCGTTGGTGTCGCGCCCGGTGATTTGATGGCCATTCTCGAAGCGTTGAAACAAAGCGGTGCCTTGCAGGCTGAGCTGGTGGTGATCTGA
- the flgH gene encoding flagellar basal body L-ring protein FlgH: protein MLRIGLIVLLSGLAGCQALQGPQPDDPMFAPVLPDIPAIEPGTPGAIYNVSTANYLFEDKKAVRIGDLITIRLVENMQAQKKADTNIKKDDKNELDAPIIFGTSPSLKGDYTFETDIDMKRQFRTQADSKQSNSLSGTVTVMVTNVLPNGYLVVRGDKWVTINTGQEFVRVTGIVRPEDIDPDNSVESTRVGNARISYSGTGQLAEANRQGWLSRFFSSSWWPL from the coding sequence ATGTTGCGTATTGGTCTCATCGTTTTGCTCAGTGGTTTGGCAGGTTGCCAGGCATTGCAGGGACCGCAACCGGATGACCCGATGTTCGCGCCGGTATTGCCGGATATCCCGGCGATCGAGCCGGGCACGCCAGGCGCAATCTATAACGTTTCGACGGCCAATTATTTGTTTGAAGATAAAAAGGCGGTGCGTATTGGTGATCTGATCACGATTCGTCTGGTGGAAAACATGCAGGCGCAGAAGAAAGCCGATACCAATATCAAGAAGGATGACAAGAACGAACTCGATGCGCCGATTATTTTCGGCACCAGTCCGTCACTGAAAGGCGACTACACGTTCGAAACCGATATCGACATGAAGCGCCAATTCCGCACCCAGGCCGACAGCAAGCAGAGCAATTCCTTGTCCGGTACCGTTACCGTAATGGTCACCAATGTGTTGCCGAATGGTTACCTCGTTGTCCGTGGCGACAAGTGGGTGACGATCAACACCGGTCAGGAATTTGTCCGCGTTACCGGCATTGTTCGTCCGGAAGATATCGATCCTGATAACTCGGTTGAATCGACTCGTGTTGGCAACGCCCGTATTTCCTATAGCGGCACCGGCCAGTTGGCCGAGGCCAATCGTCAGGGCTGGTTGTCGCGTTTCTTCAGCTCGTCCTGGTGGCCACTTTAA
- the flgG gene encoding flagellar basal-body rod protein FlgG, producing MHPALWISKTGLDGQQADLSVISHNLANASTVGFKKNRAVFEDLLYQNIRQPGAATTQATTLPTGLMLGTGVKMVANPKQFTQGTLQTTDNALDMAIQGRGFFQVQMPDGTIGYTRAGHFQLNQDGQVVTAGEGYLLEPAITVPADAQSLTVGLDGTVSVTLQGQAAPAIIGNITIADFVNHAGLQPSGDNIYLETLASGAPIVGTPGLTGLGLLRGGALESSNVNVVEELVNMIETQRTYEMNAKVISTVDAMLQYVSQTL from the coding sequence ATGCATCCAGCACTGTGGATCAGCAAAACCGGATTGGACGGGCAGCAAGCCGACCTGAGTGTGATTTCGCACAACCTGGCCAACGCCAGCACGGTCGGATTCAAGAAAAACCGCGCCGTATTCGAAGACTTGCTGTATCAAAACATTCGTCAGCCGGGTGCTGCGACCACACAAGCAACCACACTGCCTACCGGTTTGATGCTCGGTACTGGCGTGAAAATGGTGGCCAACCCAAAACAGTTTACCCAAGGCACGCTGCAAACCACGGACAACGCGCTGGACATGGCGATTCAAGGGCGTGGTTTTTTTCAGGTGCAAATGCCGGATGGCACGATTGGTTATACCCGTGCCGGTCATTTTCAATTGAATCAGGATGGTCAAGTCGTAACCGCTGGTGAAGGGTATTTGCTGGAGCCAGCAATCACGGTACCCGCTGATGCGCAAAGTTTAACGGTTGGTCTTGATGGCACCGTTTCGGTGACACTGCAGGGCCAGGCCGCACCGGCGATCATCGGCAACATCACGATTGCCGACTTCGTCAATCATGCCGGCTTGCAGCCATCCGGCGACAACATTTATTTGGAAACCCTGGCCAGCGGTGCGCCGATTGTCGGCACGCCCGGCTTGACCGGTTTGGGTTTGCTTCGTGGTGGCGCACTCGAGTCCTCAAACGTCAATGTTGTCGAAGAGCTGGTCAACATGATTGAAACCCAGCGCACCTACGAAATGAACGCAAAAGTGATTTCGACCGTTGACGCCATGCTTCAGTACGTCAGCCAGACTCTGTAA
- the flgF gene encoding flagellar basal-body rod protein FlgF gives MDRLLYIAMTGARETSLAQAKAANNLANANTTAFKADLAQMRAMPIFNQGLPSRAFVMTERPATDHSFGSLQTTGNDLDIAIKGDGFLAVQDANGQEAYTRGGELRVNANGLLETSGGRLVLGNGGPIAIPANEKLDIGGDGTISIKPQGAPANAVLVIDRIKLVNPDVRETVKGEDGLFRRIDGAIALADPNVSVVPGALESSNVNAVAELVDMISLARQFEMNVKMMRVADENDSSLEQLMQL, from the coding sequence ATGGATCGACTGCTTTATATCGCGATGACCGGCGCCAGAGAAACATCACTGGCGCAGGCCAAAGCCGCCAACAATTTGGCCAATGCCAATACCACGGCATTCAAGGCCGATTTGGCGCAAATGCGGGCGATGCCGATCTTCAATCAGGGATTGCCGAGCCGCGCGTTTGTCATGACCGAGCGGCCGGCAACTGATCATTCGTTTGGCTCGTTGCAAACCACTGGCAACGATCTGGATATCGCGATCAAAGGCGATGGTTTTCTTGCCGTGCAGGATGCCAATGGCCAAGAAGCCTACACACGCGGTGGCGAGCTGCGCGTTAACGCCAACGGTTTACTGGAAACCTCCGGTGGCCGTCTGGTGCTCGGCAATGGTGGTCCAATTGCCATTCCAGCAAACGAGAAACTCGATATCGGTGGTGACGGTACGATTTCCATCAAACCGCAGGGCGCACCGGCCAACGCCGTGCTGGTCATTGACCGGATCAAGCTGGTCAATCCCGATGTCCGGGAAACGGTCAAAGGTGAAGACGGCTTGTTTCGTCGGATCGATGGCGCCATTGCGCTGGCCGATCCGAATGTATCGGTGGTGCCGGGTGCATTGGAGTCCAGCAACGTCAATGCGGTCGCCGAACTGGTCGACATGATCAGCTTGGCCCGGCAATTTGAAATGAATGTGAAAATGATGCGTGTCGCCGATGAAAACGACAGCTCGTTGGAACAATTAATGCAACTGTAA
- the flgE gene encoding flagellar hook protein FlgE: protein MSFNTALSGLNAAQSDLSVTSNNIANVNTTGFKESRAQFGDIFATSALGSARTAIGSGVLLSSVSQQFAQGNLNFTNNTLDMAVSGEGFFVLTPNLTSSERIYTRAGAFGVDNNGFVVNASGQVLQAFPVNPDGSVTATSLFSTIPLQLPQTAGTPSLTSEVEIGTNLSASANGLNVNSFDPLQPTTFSSSTSLSFFDSLGQTHIGTFHFVKDQATPNSWAVYYSVDGNPVDIAGGTAGAGGQLYGRLTFDNNGNLQSSVPAAPLGIFTTAPLGFTNGADPAQTLTLDFGSNTTTQYASPFIVNTLSQDGFGVGRLTGINISDTGVVRATFSNGQSEALGKVALARFPNNQGLNQLGNTNWAETIDSGTAIAGEAGTSNFGLVRSGALESSNVDLTRELVDLITAQRNFQANARSIETSNAITQTIVQIR from the coding sequence ATGTCGTTTAATACAGCACTGAGCGGCCTGAATGCCGCACAATCGGACCTGTCGGTCACCTCGAACAATATCGCCAACGTCAACACCACCGGTTTCAAGGAATCGCGTGCGCAATTTGGCGATATTTTTGCCACCTCGGCGCTCGGTAGTGCCCGCACAGCGATCGGTTCTGGTGTTTTGCTGAGCAGCGTGTCGCAACAGTTTGCCCAAGGTAATTTGAATTTCACCAATAACACTCTGGATATGGCTGTAAGTGGTGAAGGTTTCTTTGTGTTGACGCCGAACCTGACCAGTTCCGAGCGTATTTATACTCGCGCCGGTGCATTCGGTGTCGATAACAACGGTTTTGTCGTCAACGCGTCCGGCCAGGTTTTGCAGGCGTTTCCGGTCAATCCGGATGGCAGCGTCACCGCCACCTCATTGTTCAGTACCATTCCTTTGCAATTGCCGCAAACGGCGGGCACGCCATCGTTGACCAGTGAAGTGGAAATCGGCACCAACTTGTCGGCGTCGGCCAATGGTTTGAACGTCAACTCGTTTGACCCATTGCAACCGACAACTTTCTCGTCATCTACCTCGCTGTCGTTCTTCGACTCGCTTGGTCAAACGCATATTGGCACGTTCCATTTCGTTAAAGATCAGGCGACACCGAACTCTTGGGCGGTGTACTACTCGGTTGATGGCAACCCGGTCGATATCGCCGGCGGCACTGCCGGTGCCGGCGGTCAGCTTTATGGTCGATTGACCTTCGACAATAACGGTAACTTGCAAAGTTCAGTACCGGCTGCGCCGCTCGGTATTTTCACCACGGCGCCGCTCGGCTTCACCAATGGTGCCGACCCGGCGCAAACACTGACACTAGATTTCGGCAGCAACACCACAACGCAATACGCGTCACCTTTTATCGTCAACACCCTGAGTCAGGATGGTTTCGGTGTTGGTCGACTGACTGGTATCAATATCAGTGACACCGGTGTCGTGCGCGCTACGTTCTCCAATGGCCAATCAGAGGCGCTTGGCAAAGTGGCGTTGGCGCGTTTCCCGAACAATCAAGGTCTGAATCAGCTTGGCAACACCAACTGGGCCGAGACGATTGATTCCGGCACGGCCATTGCTGGTGAAGCAGGAACATCGAATTTTGGTTTGGTGCGTTCCGGTGCGCTGGAAAGTTCCAACGTCGATTTGACGCGTGAACTCGTTGACTTGATCACCGCACAGCGGAATTTCCAGGCCAACGCCCGCAGCATCGAAACCTCAAATGCCATCACGCAAACGATTGTCCAGATTCGTTAA
- a CDS encoding flagellar hook assembly protein FlgD yields the protein MSISNVADVYAELGLTRTENTNDKKELGQEDFLALLTTQLQHQDPFKPLDNTEFVAQMATFSQLDSLQQLNTRFDSLANSLTSNQALQASSLVGQIVSVPSDTAYLFHEGGMLGSAELAADASRVVLEVRDSSGALVRNIEMGPQGAGETDLFWDGLDAQGNRMPEGRYSFAVFASHGNRTEQVATDMRVLVSSVNLAGGTGEIVLNLAGLGSVPLSQVQQIGG from the coding sequence ATGTCAATCAGTAATGTCGCCGATGTCTATGCCGAACTGGGCTTGACCCGGACGGAAAATACCAACGACAAAAAAGAACTCGGTCAGGAAGATTTTCTGGCGTTGCTGACCACGCAATTGCAGCACCAGGATCCGTTCAAACCGCTCGACAACACCGAGTTTGTCGCGCAAATGGCGACATTTTCCCAGCTCGACAGCTTGCAGCAACTCAATACCCGTTTCGATTCCTTGGCCAATTCGCTGACCTCGAATCAGGCGCTGCAGGCCTCGTCGTTGGTTGGTCAGATTGTCTCGGTACCGTCGGATACCGCTTACCTTTTTCATGAAGGCGGCATGCTTGGATCAGCGGAGCTTGCAGCGGATGCGTCGCGCGTGGTGTTGGAAGTGCGCGACAGTTCCGGCGCGCTGGTTCGCAATATCGAAATGGGACCACAGGGCGCAGGTGAAACCGATTTGTTCTGGGATGGACTGGATGCACAAGGCAACCGGATGCCGGAAGGGCGGTACAGTTTTGCCGTGTTCGCCTCGCATGGCAATCGCACCGAGCAGGTGGCAACGGATATGCGGGTATTGGTCAGCAGTGTCAATCTGGCTGGCGGTACCGGAGAAATCGTTTTGAATCTGGCCGGTCTTGGCTCAGTTCCTTTATCACAAGTTCAACAGATTGGCGGTTAA
- the flgC gene encoding flagellar basal body rod protein FlgC: MDLSNVMDIAGTALSAQSIRLNTTASNMANADSISSSIDQTYKARHPVFSAIQQAMNNEYGLGGVRVEGIVESQAPARPRYQPDHPMADEQGYVYQPNVNVVEEMANMISASRSYQTNVQVANTAKQLLVRTLQLGQ; encoded by the coding sequence ATGGATTTGTCGAACGTCATGGATATCGCTGGCACGGCATTGTCAGCGCAATCAATTCGCTTGAACACCACGGCCTCGAACATGGCCAACGCTGACAGCATTTCCAGCTCCATCGATCAAACCTACAAAGCGCGTCATCCGGTGTTCTCGGCGATTCAGCAAGCGATGAACAACGAATACGGTTTGGGCGGTGTGCGAGTCGAAGGCATCGTTGAAAGCCAGGCGCCGGCCCGGCCCCGTTACCAACCAGATCATCCGATGGCCGACGAGCAGGGCTATGTCTACCAACCGAACGTCAACGTCGTCGAGGAAATGGCCAACATGATTTCGGCGTCGCGTTCTTACCAGACCAATGTTCAGGTGGCGAACACCGCCAAACAATTGTTGGTCCGTACTTTGCAATTAGGTCAGTAA
- the flgB gene encoding flagellar basal body rod protein FlgB produces MGINFDKALGIHEQALTLQSRRTALLANNLANADTPGYKAQDIDFRQALQQASKGQSNFALTRTDARHLNGQSRYLSSEAQYRVPLQPDTGDGNTVDPAIEQAAFAQAAVQYQTSLQFLGGKFRSLMTAIRGE; encoded by the coding sequence ATGGGCATCAATTTCGACAAGGCATTGGGCATTCACGAACAGGCGCTGACCCTGCAATCACGGCGCACTGCGTTATTGGCGAATAACCTCGCCAACGCTGATACGCCCGGCTACAAGGCCCAGGACATCGACTTTCGTCAGGCGCTGCAGCAAGCGTCGAAAGGACAGTCGAATTTCGCACTGACCCGCACTGATGCCAGGCATTTGAATGGGCAGAGTCGCTATTTGTCTTCGGAAGCGCAGTACAGGGTGCCGCTGCAACCGGATACCGGTGACGGTAATACCGTTGACCCGGCCATTGAACAAGCCGCGTTCGCGCAAGCCGCCGTGCAGTATCAAACCAGTCTGCAGTTTCTCGGCGGCAAATTTCGTTCGTTGATGACGGCGATCAGAGGAGAGTAA
- a CDS encoding CheR family methyltransferase, translating to MSGILAMTSASTPKANESSDYARFCQLLEQRSGIVLGEGKQYLVTSRLTSLMRDNNMDSLGQLVDKLQGGFSSALLQSVIDAMTTNETMWFRDNYPFDVLEKQIFPEAGGMAPLSIWCAACSTGQEPYSVAMVADEYRQKNRAKPFAGVRILATDIASSVLASAKEGVYDSLAMARGLSEVRKKTYFEPVENGRLRVRQAIRQQVMFQSLNLLNMPYSVGPFDVIFCRNVLIYFDPQVKNQVLNALGERLRKGGYLFVGGSESLGDAGSRFEMIRCSPGIVYRRK from the coding sequence ATGAGCGGCATATTGGCGATGACTTCTGCTTCGACTCCCAAGGCCAACGAGTCATCGGATTACGCGCGGTTTTGCCAACTGCTGGAACAGCGCAGTGGCATCGTATTGGGTGAAGGCAAGCAATACCTGGTGACCAGTCGCCTGACCTCACTGATGCGCGACAATAATATGGATTCGCTCGGGCAATTGGTCGACAAGCTGCAAGGCGGTTTCTCCAGTGCTTTGCTGCAGTCGGTTATCGATGCGATGACCACCAATGAAACCATGTGGTTTCGCGACAACTACCCGTTCGATGTGCTGGAAAAACAAATCTTTCCGGAAGCGGGTGGTATGGCGCCGCTGTCGATCTGGTGCGCAGCCTGTTCGACCGGCCAGGAACCCTATTCGGTGGCGATGGTGGCCGATGAATACCGGCAGAAAAACCGGGCGAAGCCTTTTGCTGGCGTTCGTATTCTGGCTACCGATATCGCTTCATCGGTGTTGGCGTCGGCAAAAGAGGGCGTTTACGACTCGCTGGCGATGGCGCGCGGGCTGTCGGAAGTGCGAAAGAAAACATATTTCGAACCGGTTGAAAACGGGCGGCTGCGCGTGCGCCAGGCCATTCGTCAACAGGTGATGTTCCAAAGCCTGAATTTGTTGAACATGCCGTATTCGGTGGGGCCATTCGATGTGATTTTTTGTCGCAACGTGCTGATTTATTTTGATCCGCAGGTAAAAAACCAGGTGTTGAATGCGCTCGGTGAACGGTTGAGAAAAGGCGGCTACTTATTTGTTGGTGGGTCAGAATCGCTCGGCGATGCCGGTAGCCGATTTGAGATGATCCGCTGTTCTCCGGGAATTGTTTACCGACGCAAATAA